The sequence TGGGTTTTCACAAACAACCGTGCACGGTTGTTTGTAaaaacccattaatgggtgaaaaaacacCCATTTTCTGTAGAAGTGTCTCTCCCCATTTAATGGGTAAACccgatttacccattaatgggtaaaatcAGTTTATGTCACAAAATGGGTATTTATTCACCCattgaaagaaaacaaaaatctcgcaaaatgggtgaaaaaatacccattttcgCGCTCAGATAATTTAGcttttttgataaatagtaaATTTATGCTATactcataatcattaatcataagttgaaaaaaaataaaaaaaaacttgcttgtttttattcatttctaaTATGGTTAAGGAAACAACAAATCTTCTAATATCAATTGAGGTTCTTGCACCTCATCCTCCACCCGAACTTCCACATAGAGGATGAAAAGCAACCACAAGATCATCCTTCCGGCTTGTATTGAGGTTGAGTTTGCTGTTACAAATCGCCAGGAGTGTTTTCTCCGTAAACGCACATTAGCCATCAACTGTAAAAGGATTACCTTTTATATTATTTAGATTAGAGAAATCAATTCGGGATAAAAACACGCACAGAAACgtattgtagaaacaacaatattctggttcaaattcaacaataaatattgttagctcagggctaataatatttattgtttgattcaatccataatattgttgtttttacaatcaaaccgcatcatgttttgataaattttattgttaaaacaacaatattattaTTGATTTGATGATTGATGCTTTTTTGATTCCATTGTAAAAATATGATTGATTCAACAATATATTATTGTTGAAGCAACAATATAATATTGTTTAAGCTACAATAGTGCATCCGAATTAATAATACCGCCCTTTTGATTTTGTGTTGGCTtgaataaaaatgatttatGTTTTCAAACAATTTATTTACACATCAATTATTATCTATATGTACATTAATGTTACAACATCGATAGTACAGCTTACTTCCTAATTTATGTAAATTTACAGCTTGGGtcttcattttttcaatgttaCACAGTGCTTGTAATTCATTTGTTCTGATTATCTCAAACGATTGCAAATGTTTGTTAAAACAACTGTAgatcatttttttacaaattaaaaTTAGTTGATTTTGATCATTAAGAATTATGTTTTCCACTTCATACATTCTTATGAGGTTTACTTGGCCTAAATAAAACACAGTTCCTTTGCTAAATACTGTACTGCATAAAACAAAACTGCTCAGGTGTTTTACTGAGTCGCTGAAATTCAAAGCAATGTTAgatttttgaatcaaatttctATGCTCCGAAGTTAATTGCGCTAGTATAGTTTTAGACTTACTTAAATATATCATTGGCGGTATGAAGAGCTCATTTATAACGCTATGGGCAAATTTATAACTAATCTTAATGCCTAACGATTTACAAAgattaattttattgttatttactCTACAGTACTGTTTCGCATCTCTGTGTTTCGCTTCTCCGCGCATCGCCCATTGATGCCGAGCTGTTCCAGAATCTTCCAAAAATGACGGATAATGAACCAAGTTATGGTGCTTCGGTTTTAAGGTATCGCCAAATAGTGTTTGGTACTGAGAGTGATGAAGATCGATGATTTCTCTTAATAAAGGAACGATACTTGAGGGAATTTCACGTAGCATCAAAATGTGACAAATCTTCAATAAATTACAAAAGTATGTCCAAACTTCATCTTGATCAGGTATTTTATCTCCGATAATCAGCGGTAAGAATGTAACTAACGTTTTAATTTCACTAGCCGTCatcttaattttattttttgataaatttgtgTCCAATAAATTATTAGGAATGTTTGAAGAGTGCAGATTACCGAATTGAAATAAATTCTTTCTACTATTGAGTtgatttaaatcaaaatattttttcttatacaCGAAATAGTTTAGGCAATGGCCTAGCCCATAAACACAAACTCCTTCCCACAAGTCATGCATGAGATCAAAATAGACATTCCTGGCTATGTGAAATGATGGAATTCTGTTGAAGATACTGCATTTTTTGACTCCAGTCATTGACACGTCTTGTAATTCGATGTCTGTTTCATAGTTTGCTATAGATCGAAAACTTTTTGGATGCTCAATTGTATCTGTTTCGCGTTGTGTTCTATCTCTCTTACACCTACGGCAGTAGTAGTTTGCACGAGCACTTTCAACAAGATCTAATATACCTGCGAGTCCTAAGTTGTCTCCTGTTATGGACCCTACCATGAAGTAAACTACTAATTTCTGCTCATCTAACGTTATTTGTAATCCATCGCATTCTAATTCAATCAGTACATTGACTAGATTAGTGAAAAGTTCTTCATTTGTGTGTGACTTCCTGTCTTCGGATAACACGTATCCAGCTACGAAAATGTTAACGAGCTTCGACAAAATATGTCCCGGCAGACATGGCACATAATAGTAGATTCCACAAACTGAAGTGGTCGATGCATGCGGCGAGACAGTGTCACCGGTAGTGAAGTCATCGAAGAACAAGTTGATCGGAACTACGATTTTCGGAGACATTCCAGCTGTTCTGCTTTTCCAAAGATTACCATCTACGATGCTACGAATACATCCGTCCGTCGATGGCGCCAAGTTGCTCATAATTGTTTGAAATACATTTGGTGACTCCAAGTATTTGCGCAACTGAAATTGTATAGGCatgagaattcctggaaaatatTCAAGAATTAGAGTATGGTAAGTAGGTACACTAGAGATATAATACCTGTAATAGGATCATTATCCATTTGCTGAATATTGTTGACGACGCTCGGTTGCAGTTGATTGCTAATGATGAACTCTCTAGCATCGACGAACAGGTCATTTCGTTGTAGCGTCTGGATAAATTTGTATTCAGTTTCCATTCCTGTGTAGTTTAGCAACATGCTATCTGTCAACTGTTTTCCTTCCTTTGATAATAATCCGATACtgtgtaatgttttcaacaaatcTTCAATGGGAACAAGTATGTTTTTTGCGAATATCATGTTGAATCTCGAAAACAGTGGTTCGTGGAAAAGAGTTAATGTTTAACCATTTTAAGTTCAAATCGTCACATAAATTATCCATTTTCTGCAATACACTTTCCAAACCGATCATGGGAAATTGATCTGATTCGACATTTCCATCGATCAACTTGTTGTCTTCAGTTGGTATTATATTATACGAGGCTGAATCTGAGAAGTCTATGTACTATGATTGGATGTATCGCGATGCATGTCCttaagaaaatgcttcttgtaaTGTCTAATAAAAGACGCTCGTAAATTGAAAGTTCTTGTGCAACTATCGATATTACAACAAAATTTGGATAGTGGTTGATGGTATCGGTTGAGATGATCGTACAATCTTTCGTAACTTGACGATACCCACTGGCACCTTTCCACGATGCATCTGATCATTGTAATTGGTTCTTACTTTTAATCGCCGTACGATAAGCTTCTATATTTGGTTGGTCGATGTCAAAATCATAAAGGCATGCGGCAAGCAAAGTCCACACGCCGGATGACTGAGCAGGAAATTCGATGTCATATGCTTTAAACAGTTTGATACAAATGTCCAACGCTTTCAGGAAATTTGGAAGCTTGTATGACACAGACTCATGCCACAATGTGAAGGCCGTTGGTATGTCCTCCCCGTGTATGATGATAATTTGAGTTGATGGGAGACCTTTATCGTGCCAACTATTGATCAACTTAGAAAGAGTAGGGTCGAGCTGAGAAAAATCCTTGACGCGTAGAAAAATGCTATCCTTCGTCTCCTGGATCGATGGTTTCCAGTGTTTGCGACCACGTAATCCAATCACACGTGTACATGGTAAAAGATGAGCCAAAAGTTCAACTATCGCTACGTTTTGAGCATCTAAATggaagaaataataaataaaatatacgaAATTTTATTATCTAGCTATACTTTAAGGTAGGATTGTACAGCTCACTTCTATCGATACTCGTTGAAAATGAATTAGGTTCAATGCAATGTCATATAAATAAAACTTATTATATGGGCTACTTATATGGGTTCTATGAGAAAGGACAAGTTTAAGTATACATTTTTAATAAAACTAAGCTTTGAGATACAAAAAGTAACTCTTTGCCAGCCCTGTGATTTTTCGCAAACTAGTTTATATCGTAGTGGACGTCTAGAAAATCTGTGAGTAGCTCGAATAGAGATGAGATACTCTTATATTATTCTTTCAGAAGATTTAATCTGTACTTACCGGAGTGTTCTTCGGTTTTAATGGTTGACAGTAAGGTTTTTCCTTCGGCATCCAATATTTCTGCTTCTAATATCGGAATAACACCTGCCACAAAATACTTCCAGCTGTCAAATAGAAGAGTCGATTTGTCCGGATACTTCTGTTCGAAGTCCAGTTGAACTAGCTGGTATCCCTGGTGATTATTTAAAATAGAGTATTCTGCCAAAACCGCGTTACACGTTCTGTCTTTCAATCTAGAGAGTTCATGCAATCTGATGAAACTCGTTTGCTTCCATTTGAGTTTGACCGCCTCCCATTCATCCTGATTATGTTTGAACCATTCCTTAGTTTTTACATAAATATAATCGTATTACTTACCTAGTTCTTCGGAGACACTAGGCCCTTCGTCACTCGCAGACGGTAACACGCCAGCTGATGGAACTGGCTGAGGAACATGCTTATAATTTACATTTCGGTCAAAAAGTCGGCCTTTGGCCACTCGCCGTAACTTCACTTTCTTTCCCGAGCTGTCACTGACACTGGCTGGTTGATACCATGAATCCTATAGTAAAAAGGATAAAGCGAAttataaaaatagaaaattttattGTTTGCTGTTATTTTACCTGTGGCTCGTTGGGGAATAACTCATGCAGGTCTTTTGATCTTATCAGGAGTTCCGATGGTGTGAGTTTACCGAAACGATCAATAAATTCGTCAACAACTAGGTGAGTTATAATCCGCTTGTCGCTCCTCGTGAGGAACGTTGACTCCTGGTACCTTTGGATTATGGCCTTACcctttccggatgaatttaaCAAATATGCTGCCGTGCACTTGTCCCGCGTTATTGTCTCTGCAACCGATGACAGTACCTGCGTTGGAGACTGTTTTCTGCAATCACAATCTGTCACTGGAAGAAGTCCTGGAAAAAAGAAGTTTTGAAAAGGACCTAACGCATTTTGTTTATATctaaaaccaaaatttttgaCTCGGATAAGACATTTTATGATTATGACATAAATGAGGTTATgtctccggagacgagccagcctagggctgaaagtctccttaataaagacaataaaaaataggTTATGTTGGGTGCATATAGTTTTACCGCTCAATGAAAACTGCATTACCTGATTTTTACGCCATCTGTTCAACCCGGCAATGCATTTGGTCCTATCAGACAACGGAGCTGAAATGAGTTCTTCTAACTCTTTGCGCTCTACAAGTTTTAGAGATTCAAGGTTGTATTGTTGCTCTGAAAGTTTTAGAAAACCAATTAACATAAATAtagacaattattttttttttaacctacGTATGAACGTATTAATC comes from Armigeres subalbatus isolate Guangzhou_Male chromosome 2, GZ_Asu_2, whole genome shotgun sequence and encodes:
- the LOC134209810 gene encoding uncharacterized protein LOC134209810 encodes the protein METEYKFIQTLQRNDLFVDAREFIISNQLQPSVVNNIQQMDNDPITGILMPIQFQLRKYLESPNVFQTIMSNLAPSTDGCIRSIVDGNLWKSRTAGMSPKIVVPINLFFDDFTTGDTVSPHASTTSVCGIYYYVPCLPGHILSKLVNIFVAGYVLSEDRKSHTNEELFTNLVNVLIELECDGLQITLDEQKLVVYFMVGSITGDNLGLAGILDLVESARANYYCRRCKRDRTQRETDTIEHPKSFRSIANYETDIELQDVSMTGVKKCSIFNRIPSFHIARNVYFDLMHDLWEGVCVYGLGHCLNYFVYKKKYFDLNQLNSRKNLFQFGNLHSSNIPNNLLDTNLSKNKIKMTASEIKTLVTFLPLIIGDKIPDQDEVWTYFCNLLKICHILMLREIPSSIVPLLREIIDLHHSQYQTLFGDTLKPKHHNLVHYPSFLEDSGTARHQWAMRGEAKHRDAKQYCRVNNNKINLCKSLGIKISYKFAHSVINELFIPPMIYLSKSKTILAQLTSEHRNLIQKSNIALNFSDSVKHLSSFVLCSTVFSKGTVFYLGQVNLIRMYEVENIILNDQNQLILICKKMIYSCFNKHLQSFEIIRTNELQALCNIEKMKTQAVNLHKLGSKLYYRCCNINVHIDNN